In Buchnera aphidicola (Kaburagia rhusicola ensigallis), the following are encoded in one genomic region:
- the rplQ gene encoding 50S ribosomal protein L17: protein MRHRKIGRKFNRSSTHVRSMLNNMVCSLLNYEVIKTTVSKAKELRRIVEPLITRSKIDSIANRRLVFSKIRNNDVVTKLFVDLGPHFLNRLGGYTRVLKCGYRVGDKAPMAYIQLINRSKNVELSKKIK, encoded by the coding sequence ATGAGACATAGAAAAATTGGTCGAAAGTTTAATAGAAGTAGTACTCATGTAAGATCTATGTTAAATAACATGGTATGTTCATTATTAAATTATGAAGTGATAAAAACAACAGTATCTAAAGCCAAAGAATTACGGCGTATAGTAGAACCTTTGATAACTCGATCTAAAATTGATTCTATTGCTAACAGACGTCTTGTATTTTCTAAAATTCGAAATAATGATGTAGTTACAAAGTTGTTTGTGGATTTAGGTCCACATTTTTTAAATAGATTAGGAGGATATACTAGAGTATTAAAATGTGGTTATCGTGTTGGTGATAAAGCACCCATGGCGTATATTCAACTAATAAATAGATCAAAAAATGTAGAATTATCCAAGAAAATAAAATAA
- the fmt gene encoding methionyl-tRNA formyltransferase, giving the protein MVFSGTSNFSEQHLKQLIYYKYKIVGVITQPDRPSGRGKKIIESPVKKTAKKYNIPVFQPENLNNSILYNQLYKLHANLMIVVSYGLIIPKNILNIFSLGCINIHASLLPRWRGAAPVQSAILNGDLMTGITIIQMDEGIDTGKILYSMSCKIEKFDTSQSLQNKLSKIGCQAILFILTKLELGQYNAIVQSKLTTYSHKIKKQDAQLNWLKDAKTLEQCIRAFNPWPISFFKIKKEHIKVWKANVIIQKNINLYCAGEIILINKNGLQIQTKKNILNITHIQLPGKKVINAYDLNNSKNHWFAPNIRLI; this is encoded by the coding sequence ATTGTTTTTTCAGGAACCTCGAACTTTTCTGAACAACACCTAAAACAATTAATATATTACAAATATAAAATTGTTGGAGTTATCACACAACCAGATCGACCTTCTGGGCGCGGCAAAAAAATAATTGAATCTCCAGTAAAAAAAACAGCTAAAAAATATAACATTCCAGTTTTTCAGCCAGAAAATTTAAACAATTCCATACTGTATAATCAATTATATAAACTTCATGCTAATTTAATGATAGTTGTTTCATACGGTTTAATTATTCCAAAAAACATATTAAACATATTCTCACTAGGATGTATTAACATCCATGCTTCATTACTTCCTAGATGGAGAGGCGCAGCACCAGTACAATCAGCAATTTTAAATGGAGATTTGATGACTGGAATAACTATTATACAAATGGATGAAGGGATTGATACTGGGAAAATATTATATTCAATGTCTTGCAAAATAGAAAAATTTGACACAAGTCAAAGCTTACAAAATAAATTAAGCAAAATAGGATGTCAAGCAATATTATTTATACTAACAAAGTTAGAATTAGGACAATATAATGCTATTGTTCAAAGTAAATTAACAACTTATTCTCATAAAATAAAAAAACAAGACGCGCAATTAAATTGGCTGAAAGACGCAAAAACATTGGAGCAATGTATAAGAGCTTTTAATCCATGGCCAATAAGTTTCTTTAAAATAAAAAAAGAACATATTAAAGTATGGAAAGCTAATGTTATTATACAAAAAAATATAAATCTATATTGCGCAGGAGAAATTATATTGATTAATAAGAATGGATTACAAATACAAACTAAAAAAAATATACTTAACATTACGCACATTCAACTTCCTGGAAAAAAAGTGATAAATGCATATGACCTAAATAATTCTAAAAATCATTGGTTTGCCCCTAATATACGATTAATTTAA
- a CDS encoding Sua5/YciO/YrdC/YwlC family protein, whose product MVNSSSLLECIKRLKNSDVIAYPTESVFGLGCDPNNKNAVEKLLQLKNRKWSKGFILVASCYSQIKSYISEYKLSFYHKNIMSNSWPGPITFLVPAKSSVPYWLTGKSKFLAVRISSHISIRKLCDTFGRAIISTSANRSGLAPCRTHEEVIEQFGKHFPIFYGMLGNNIRPSKIINLMNGKLIRRA is encoded by the coding sequence ATGGTAAATAGTTCATCATTATTGGAATGTATAAAAAGATTAAAAAATAGCGATGTTATAGCTTATCCGACAGAATCAGTCTTCGGATTAGGATGTGATCCAAATAATAAGAATGCAGTAGAAAAGTTACTTCAATTAAAAAATAGAAAGTGGAGTAAAGGATTTATATTAGTCGCGTCTTGTTATAGTCAAATTAAGTCATATATTTCTGAGTACAAATTGTCTTTTTATCATAAAAATATCATGTCAAATAGTTGGCCTGGACCTATTACTTTTTTAGTACCAGCGAAGTCTTCAGTGCCATATTGGTTAACTGGAAAATCTAAATTTTTAGCAGTTCGTATTAGTTCACATATTTCTATTCGAAAGTTGTGCGATACGTTTGGAAGAGCCATAATATCTACTAGTGCTAATCGTTCTGGTTTAGCCCCGTGTAGAACACATGAAGAAGTTATAGAACAATTTGGAAAACATTTTCCAATTTTTTACGGAATGTTAGGTAATAACATTCGTCCTTCTAAAATTATAAATCTTATGAATGGGAAATTGATACGTCGTGCTTAA
- the def gene encoding peptide deformylase — protein MSILKILTYPNNRLRTIAKPIIKINQSIQKTINDMFETMYFKNGIGLAATQVNIPLQIIVISNITKSKKPLALINPKIVKKSGNTSIEEKCLSIPSYQALIPRSSAIVVTALNYFGKKITIEATSLLAICIQHEIDHLVGKLLIDYLSDIEKIKIQTQILKNNKNYDC, from the coding sequence ATGTCTATTCTTAAAATTTTAACATATCCAAATAATCGACTTCGAACAATTGCAAAACCAATCATAAAAATTAATCAATCAATTCAAAAAACTATTAACGACATGTTTGAAACTATGTATTTTAAAAATGGAATTGGACTTGCTGCGACTCAGGTAAACATTCCATTGCAAATTATAGTAATTAGTAATATTACAAAATCAAAAAAACCACTAGCACTAATAAATCCTAAAATAGTTAAAAAAAGTGGTAATACCAGTATAGAAGAGAAATGCTTATCCATTCCAAGTTATCAAGCCCTAATACCTAGATCATCAGCTATTGTTGTAACGGCTTTAAATTACTTCGGGAAAAAAATTACAATAGAAGCAACTTCACTCCTAGCCATTTGTATTCAACACGAAATAGATCATTTAGTCGGAAAATTGCTTATAGACTACTTATCTGATATTGAAAAAATTAAAATTCAAACACAAATTCTAAAAAATAATAAAAATTATGATTGTTAA
- the aroE gene encoding shikimate dehydrogenase translates to MLKKHSSEFSVFGNPINHTKSPYIHWLFSKQTGVFHSYDYTLVPLDKFRKFIVHFFLFQGIGANVTVPFKEEAFLISDELTDHAKSSKSVNTLKKLSNGRILGDNTDGKGILYDLQRLKFINKTDNVLVIGAGGAARGVIFSLLSYGCNVFVVNRTINRAIKLVNDFKKFGSIFIVSRKNIKYSSFHLIINATSNTQMNSYWNSIIHLIDRKAYFYDINYSDNTHTHFLSWCINFGALMFSDGLGMLVSQAAYSFYLWHGIFPEIDSVIFQLRKR, encoded by the coding sequence GTGCTTAAAAAACATTCAAGTGAATTTTCAGTTTTTGGAAATCCTATTAATCACACAAAATCACCTTATATCCATTGGTTATTTTCTAAACAAACCGGAGTGTTTCACAGTTATGATTATACATTAGTTCCATTGGACAAATTTAGAAAATTTATAGTTCATTTTTTCTTGTTTCAAGGTATTGGAGCTAATGTAACTGTTCCATTTAAAGAAGAAGCATTTTTGATATCAGACGAATTAACTGATCATGCTAAATCTTCGAAATCAGTTAATACTTTAAAAAAACTTTCAAACGGTAGAATTTTAGGGGATAATACTGATGGAAAAGGTATTTTATATGATTTGCAACGTTTAAAATTTATCAACAAGACTGATAATGTTTTAGTAATAGGTGCTGGAGGTGCTGCCCGCGGAGTAATTTTTTCGCTATTATCTTATGGTTGCAATGTTTTTGTTGTGAATAGAACTATAAATCGCGCAATAAAATTAGTAAATGATTTTAAAAAATTTGGATCTATTTTTATCGTTTCACGTAAAAATATAAAATACAGTTCATTTCATTTGATAATTAATGCTACTTCAAATACGCAAATGAATAGTTATTGGAATTCTATTATTCATTTAATAGATAGAAAAGCTTACTTTTATGATATTAATTATTCCGACAATACGCATACTCACTTTTTATCTTGGTGTATAAATTTTGGTGCGCTTATGTTTTCTGATGGGTTAGGGATGTTAGTAAGTCAAGCTGCATATTCTTTTTATTTGTGGCATGGTATTTTCCCAGAAATTGATTCAGTTATTTTTCAATTGCGAAAACGTTAG
- the rpoA gene encoding DNA-directed RNA polymerase subunit alpha, which yields MQSFVNEFLKPRLVDIEHISVTHAKITLEPLERGFGHTLGNALRRILLSSMPGCAVTEVEIEGILHEYSTKEGIKEDIIEILLNLKGLAVKLYGKDQVVLTLNKSGIGIVKASDINHNSDVEIVNPEHVICNLTYENVSIVMRIKIERGRGYVTASSRMNLIDREHSIGKLLVDACYSPIERIVYNVEAARVAQRTDLDKLVIEMKTNGTIDPEEAIRRAATILSDQLEAFVDLRDIREPEVKEEKPEFEPILLRSVDDLELTVRSANCLKAELIRYIGDLVQKTEVELLKTPNLGKKSLTEIKDVLAARNLSLGMHLNNWPPISILDD from the coding sequence ATGCAAAGTTTTGTGAATGAGTTCCTAAAGCCAAGATTAGTAGATATCGAACATATTAGTGTAACACATGCTAAAATTACTCTTGAACCGCTAGAACGTGGTTTTGGCCACACTCTTGGAAATGCTTTGCGTCGAATTTTGTTATCTTCTATGCCTGGTTGTGCAGTAACAGAAGTAGAAATTGAAGGAATACTACATGAATATAGCACCAAGGAGGGGATTAAAGAAGATATTATTGAAATTTTACTTAATTTAAAAGGATTAGCAGTAAAATTGTATGGAAAAGATCAAGTTGTACTTACTTTAAATAAATCTGGTATAGGTATAGTAAAAGCATCTGATATCAATCATAACAGTGATGTGGAAATTGTAAATCCTGAACATGTTATTTGTAATTTAACGTATGAAAATGTTTCAATTGTTATGAGAATAAAAATAGAAAGAGGTAGAGGATATGTTACTGCATCTTCTAGAATGAATTTAATAGATAGAGAACATTCTATAGGAAAATTATTAGTAGATGCATGTTATAGCCCAATAGAACGGATCGTATATAATGTAGAAGCTGCTAGAGTAGCACAAAGGACTGATTTAGATAAACTCGTAATAGAAATGAAAACTAATGGTACTATTGATCCTGAAGAAGCTATTCGGAGAGCTGCTACTATTTTATCGGACCAGTTAGAGGCATTTGTAGACTTGCGAGATATTCGCGAACCAGAAGTTAAAGAGGAAAAACCAGAATTTGAACCCATTTTACTTCGTTCAGTTGATGATTTAGAATTAACCGTAAGATCTGCAAATTGTTTGAAAGCGGAATTGATACGTTACATTGGAGATTTAGTTCAAAAAACAGAAGTGGAACTGCTTAAAACTCCTAATTTAGGAAAAAAATCTTTAACTGAAATTAAAGATGTATTAGCAGCGAGAAATTTATCTTTAGGAATGCATTTGAATAATTGGCCTCCTATAAGTATTTTGGATGATTAA